Proteins encoded within one genomic window of Sorex araneus isolate mSorAra2 chromosome 9, mSorAra2.pri, whole genome shotgun sequence:
- the CCDC7 gene encoding coiled-coil domain-containing protein 7 → MKPSKRQLPSTNKFQNVPPSPYNKKPNLVISSKPKEKPSAKAALEKPESMVLRSPPTGESIVRYALPIPSSKTKELIAEGESIKRITQRLQMIVSSLEETYGSASKMDGRQVLKPGQEELSFSVGNDLASFLQCCSQFSVQLEEAVREEHVTVTLVTDCTYQYLDRDERNVSLGQSPTKCQIARMDLQLLEQDGHSHQCECGITVPLAWAVAVDCGHVYPDPAGQHADLHRSRIGLCLPVPALEWQLQSMV, encoded by the exons ATGAAGCCATCAAAACGTCAGTTGCCTTCTACCAATAAGTTTCAAAATGTACCACCATCACCATACAACAAAAAGCCCAACTTAGTGATATCATCTAAACCAAAGGAAAAGCCTTCTGCAAAAGCAGCACTTGAAAAACCTGAATCAATGGTCTTAAGATCTCCACCAACTGGGGAATCCATAGTGAGATATGCTCTGCCAATTCCATCAAGTAAGACAAAGGAGCTAATTGCTGAAGGTGAATCGATTAAGAGAATTACCCAACGTCTGCAGATG attGTTTCTAGTTTAGAAGAAACTTATGGATCTGCCAGTAAAATGGATGGCAGACAAGTTTTAAAGCCTGGACAGGAAGAATTAAGTTTTTCT gttGGGAATGATCTGGCTTCATTCTTGCAGTGTTGTTCACAATTTTCAGTTCAGTTAGAAGAAGCAGTTAGAGAAGAACACGTT ACTGTAACGTTGGTTACAGACTGCACTTATCAGTACTTGGATAGAGATGAGAGAAACGTGTCCCTTGGGCAGTCCCCTACTAAATGTCAGATTGCCAG AATGGATCTACAGCTGCTAGAGCAGGACGGTCACAGTCACCAGTGTGAATGTGGCATCACAGTCCCATTGGCTTGGGCAGTGGCTGTGGACTGTGGTCATGTATACCCAGACCCTGCTGGCCAGCACGCTGATCTCCACCGATCTAGGATAGGGCTGTGTTTGCCAGTGCCAGCTTTGGAATGGCAGCTCCAGTCCATGGTCTGA